The following proteins come from a genomic window of Leptospira bandrabouensis:
- a CDS encoding FKBP-type peptidyl-prolyl cis-trans isomerase — protein sequence MNMSKTISKGMVVGFSYHLKNAQGETLDQSDEPLLYLHGWQNIIPGLEKELEGLVNGDSKNVTVPPEDGYGTYNEALIFQVPKTELPPEAELEVGMEFQTDTPEGRMVLYLQEVRDADVILNGNHPLAGETLHFAVTIKSIREATEEELQHGHVHGPGGHHHH from the coding sequence ATGAATATGTCAAAAACCATCAGCAAAGGAATGGTTGTAGGATTTTCCTATCACCTAAAGAACGCCCAGGGAGAAACTCTGGACCAATCAGACGAACCACTATTATACCTCCACGGCTGGCAGAACATCATTCCCGGTTTGGAGAAAGAACTAGAAGGATTAGTGAACGGAGATTCTAAAAATGTGACTGTACCACCTGAAGATGGTTATGGGACATATAACGAAGCTCTTATCTTTCAAGTCCCCAAAACAGAACTCCCTCCAGAAGCAGAGTTAGAAGTGGGAATGGAATTCCAAACGGACACTCCCGAAGGTAGAATGGTTCTATATTTACAAGAGGTTCGTGACGCCGATGTCATACTGAACGGCAATCACCCGTTAGCCGGAGAAACCCTCCACTTCGCTGTCACGATTAAATCCATTCGTGAAGCCACGGAAGAAGAATTACAACACGGTCACGTGCACGGTCCAGGCGGACACCACCACCACTAG
- a CDS encoding Na/Pi cotransporter family protein encodes MNWSLLIQVLGGLGIFIYGMKLLSESLQRVAGDRLRSFLSSMTRNRVSAVFSGLFITSTIQSSSATTVLVVGFVNAGLISLAQAIGVIMGANIGTTITAWIVSFLGFKFNIASFALPAVAAGVILNFSRKESRSGWGSFLIGFGFLFLGLDYLKSSVPDSAKDPESFLFLQQYTNMGFNTILLFVLIGALLTIVIQSSSASTTITITLAFSGYIPIDAAYGMILGENIGTTITANLAAIPGNRNAKKAALAHTMFNVFGVVWALLFFKLFTGIVDDLIPGDPLTDKESTRFHISLFHTMFNITNTLILIWFVNTISKVVSAIVDGLASKTGKDKDSIRLLQAGAVKTTELAMVELVEFTKKIIRDTYDFLRLTEQILLQPYDAARVLQVLKKEEELDQVRTEVLTYLNQIQETGITGNYAKDVLGIMERVKAVEEMGDNFASIARKMRKSHRQKVSLDKTFGNSVKEQMDLLKHHYDILLVNLDQSETFDILGNPQIRNQSREYRFQMIRSIKKNDSKVKKKKYQKKDNLMPALLYRDVSRNLDNISRLLNAAIYADV; translated from the coding sequence ATGAATTGGTCACTACTCATTCAAGTTTTAGGTGGGCTCGGAATTTTCATCTACGGGATGAAATTACTAAGTGAGTCCTTACAACGCGTGGCGGGAGATAGGCTTCGTTCCTTTCTTTCGTCTATGACGAGAAACAGAGTCTCTGCTGTGTTCAGCGGACTATTTATTACATCTACAATACAATCTAGTTCGGCAACCACCGTTCTTGTGGTTGGTTTTGTAAACGCTGGTTTAATTTCTCTTGCCCAGGCCATCGGTGTGATTATGGGAGCCAATATTGGAACCACCATCACGGCATGGATTGTATCTTTTTTAGGTTTTAAGTTCAATATTGCATCGTTTGCTTTGCCAGCTGTGGCAGCAGGGGTGATCTTAAACTTTTCAAGAAAAGAAAGCAGATCTGGTTGGGGAAGTTTCCTAATTGGATTTGGATTTTTGTTTTTAGGATTGGATTATTTAAAATCATCAGTTCCTGATAGTGCCAAAGACCCTGAAAGTTTTCTCTTTTTACAACAATACACAAATATGGGATTCAACACCATATTGTTGTTTGTATTGATTGGTGCCTTACTAACGATTGTGATTCAATCCTCTTCTGCTTCCACAACCATTACCATTACACTCGCGTTCTCTGGTTACATCCCGATTGATGCGGCTTATGGTATGATCCTTGGGGAAAATATTGGAACCACTATCACAGCTAACCTTGCGGCCATTCCGGGAAATCGAAATGCTAAAAAAGCCGCGCTGGCGCATACGATGTTCAATGTGTTCGGTGTGGTTTGGGCACTCCTCTTTTTCAAACTGTTTACAGGAATCGTAGATGATTTGATTCCTGGAGATCCACTGACAGATAAAGAATCTACTAGATTCCATATTTCCTTGTTTCATACAATGTTTAACATTACAAATACGTTAATCCTTATTTGGTTTGTGAATACAATCTCGAAAGTGGTGAGTGCCATTGTAGACGGCCTCGCCTCCAAAACAGGAAAAGACAAAGATTCCATTCGGTTATTACAAGCTGGTGCTGTAAAAACAACAGAACTAGCGATGGTGGAACTTGTGGAGTTCACGAAAAAAATCATTCGTGATACTTATGATTTCCTAAGGTTAACAGAACAAATTTTGTTACAACCTTATGATGCTGCCCGTGTCCTTCAGGTATTAAAAAAAGAAGAAGAGTTGGACCAAGTTCGTACAGAAGTTCTCACTTACTTAAACCAAATCCAAGAAACTGGGATTACCGGAAACTATGCAAAAGACGTTTTAGGAATTATGGAAAGGGTGAAGGCAGTGGAAGAAATGGGTGATAACTTTGCCTCAATTGCAAGAAAAATGAGAAAATCTCACCGCCAAAAAGTTTCTTTGGACAAAACGTTCGGTAATTCCGTAAAAGAACAAATGGATTTACTCAAACACCACTACGACATTTTGCTCGTGAACTTGGATCAAAGTGAAACTTTTGATATCCTTGGTAACCCACAAATTCGTAACCAAAGCCGTGAGTATCGTTTCCAAATGATTCGTTCCATAAAAAAGAACGATTCTAAAGTGAAGAAGAAAAAGTATCAGAAAAAAGATAATTTGATGCCAGCTCTACTTTACCGTGATGTGTCTCGTAACTTGGACAATATTTCCAGACTATTGAATGCGGCAATTTATGCGGACGTTTAG
- a CDS encoding LB_289 family protein, with the protein MKRTELERRERELRKAEKKKILPGQKEAMSVGDYIDSLFGMFRYDSDEIFNASDDENILELLENMKMEHPEKQWDVIIRKAVNKTKVEQKEKAYDSLRILAGIPAVTA; encoded by the coding sequence ATGAAACGTACGGAACTAGAACGCAGGGAAAGAGAACTGCGAAAGGCAGAAAAGAAGAAGATCCTACCAGGTCAAAAAGAGGCCATGAGCGTAGGGGATTACATTGACTCCCTATTTGGAATGTTTCGTTATGATTCGGATGAGATTTTTAATGCATCCGATGACGAAAACATTTTGGAACTTCTGGAAAACATGAAAATGGAACATCCAGAAAAACAGTGGGACGTAATCATACGCAAGGCTGTCAATAAAACCAAAGTAGAACAAAAAGAGAAGGCTTACGACTCACTTCGTATCCTTGCAGGAATTCCTGCAGTCACTGCTTAA
- a CDS encoding 7TM diverse intracellular signaling domain-containing protein, giving the protein MKRILTFILLCLFQTNVFADPKNCPNTTPVALSSFQGKTFDLSQHLTYFSTKPSLQSLSKVTNHFQTFRTEKSAGVIPNFGNTDKQYWFCFVIQNDKNHYNRIITYIKYPLLDEVKFFALRESGEISENTQGRLYPFRNRERDYRGFSYGTDLLPDETVTYYVGVKTDSSMSVPLMVAEEKDFDSFVSLDTLLQGFYFGIVGVMTLYNLFVYFMVRDKAYIFYVLYLFLSAILFQFSMQGLFPALFFPSSPELVYHIHNPLYFLFLISCFPLSITFMNLKENSPFIYKWFIALSIIPIVSFCLLPFFPYRLMNKTGDLFSFLLAFFALVVSFYIAYIKKFPPARFYFFGFFFVIVGGLATVLRYMGFLPVNVFTENAFQIGTAIEVLLMAFGLGDRISVVRKEKDKIQLKAEINKQKLIAYGKELKLAQKLQESTLPQVLPKFPGLIIKTGYFPASLVGGDFYDLTVYGKHQICGLIADVTGHGVPAAIEAAMLKIAYMQTLAFANKPGKVLESINVSLVGNYKNQFLTASAIFIDLEQKLLKVANAGHPALYKFNEQSTSIEVIRPKGKLIGYAKEVQYPEETYKLATGDKILLFTDGIWDLWENGDSGEEELLQWLLTRKAESVESLYGGIDEHIRLRNKEGPADDDITLILFEIT; this is encoded by the coding sequence ATGAAACGGATACTCACCTTCATTCTGTTATGTCTCTTTCAAACAAACGTATTTGCTGACCCTAAAAATTGCCCCAACACCACTCCAGTTGCACTCTCTTCCTTCCAAGGGAAAACTTTTGACCTATCCCAGCACCTCACTTACTTTTCGACAAAGCCTTCCCTTCAATCTCTATCAAAAGTGACAAACCACTTCCAAACTTTTCGTACAGAAAAATCAGCCGGTGTAATTCCGAATTTTGGAAACACTGACAAACAATATTGGTTTTGTTTTGTGATTCAAAATGATAAAAACCATTACAATCGAATCATTACTTATATAAAATACCCATTACTGGATGAGGTTAAATTTTTCGCCTTACGAGAATCAGGTGAAATCTCAGAAAATACTCAAGGTAGACTCTATCCTTTTAGAAATAGAGAAAGAGATTACAGGGGATTCAGTTATGGAACTGACCTTTTGCCGGATGAAACAGTCACTTATTACGTAGGTGTCAAAACAGATAGTTCGATGTCTGTCCCACTCATGGTCGCAGAAGAAAAAGATTTTGATAGTTTTGTTTCTTTGGATACCTTATTACAAGGTTTTTATTTCGGAATTGTGGGTGTGATGACTTTATACAATCTTTTTGTATATTTTATGGTTCGGGATAAAGCTTATATTTTTTATGTTTTGTACTTATTTTTATCCGCAATTTTATTTCAATTTTCTATGCAAGGATTGTTTCCTGCACTTTTTTTTCCGTCCTCACCTGAGTTAGTTTATCATATACACAATCCACTTTACTTTCTTTTTTTAATCTCCTGTTTTCCCCTAAGTATCACCTTTATGAATTTAAAGGAAAACTCTCCTTTCATTTACAAATGGTTTATAGCACTGAGTATCATCCCGATTGTTAGTTTTTGCCTTTTGCCATTTTTTCCCTATCGATTGATGAATAAAACAGGAGATCTATTTTCGTTTTTACTCGCTTTTTTTGCTTTAGTAGTCTCTTTTTACATTGCTTACATAAAAAAATTCCCACCTGCTAGATTTTATTTTTTTGGGTTTTTCTTTGTGATTGTTGGCGGACTTGCTACCGTTCTCAGGTACATGGGTTTTCTTCCTGTGAATGTTTTTACCGAAAATGCCTTTCAAATAGGAACTGCTATCGAAGTATTACTGATGGCATTTGGTTTGGGTGATCGAATTTCCGTGGTTCGCAAAGAAAAAGACAAAATCCAACTCAAAGCAGAAATCAACAAACAGAAGTTAATCGCCTATGGAAAAGAGCTAAAATTAGCTCAAAAACTACAAGAGTCCACTTTGCCACAGGTTCTTCCTAAATTCCCAGGCCTCATCATCAAAACAGGATATTTCCCTGCCTCATTGGTGGGTGGAGATTTTTATGACCTAACCGTTTACGGCAAACACCAAATTTGTGGACTCATTGCCGATGTGACCGGACACGGTGTACCTGCAGCCATTGAAGCTGCCATGTTAAAAATTGCTTATATGCAAACCTTGGCCTTTGCCAATAAACCAGGAAAGGTTTTGGAGAGTATCAATGTTTCTCTTGTTGGTAATTATAAAAATCAATTTTTAACTGCCAGTGCGATCTTTATCGATTTGGAACAAAAACTATTAAAAGTAGCCAATGCCGGACACCCCGCCTTATACAAGTTCAACGAACAGTCCACATCGATTGAAGTGATCCGTCCCAAAGGAAAACTCATCGGATATGCAAAAGAAGTACAATATCCAGAGGAAACTTACAAACTCGCAACCGGAGATAAAATTTTACTTTTTACCGATGGGATTTGGGATTTGTGGGAAAATGGAGATTCGGGAGAAGAGGAACTGCTCCAGTGGTTACTCACAAGAAAAGCAGAGTCAGTGGAATCTTTGTATGGTGGGATTGATGAACACATTCGCCTACGGAACAAAGAAGGTCCCGCAGACGATGATATAACATTGATTCTATTTGAAATTACTTAA